In Anoplopoma fimbria isolate UVic2021 breed Golden Eagle Sablefish unplaced genomic scaffold, Afim_UVic_2022 Un_contig_12569_pilon_pilon, whole genome shotgun sequence, a genomic segment contains:
- the LOC129115821 gene encoding uncharacterized protein LOC129115821, translated as MKIAWNRLLRLQENVALRGKATQSDRAEYMFSAAYNAIDENQNVALRGKATQSNRHADGFAQNAIDGNRESNYGAGSCTHTVEQTNPWWRVDLLESYIVTSIIITNRGDNYAERLNGAEIHIGNSLQDEGAANPVVGVITHIPAGRSLKITFTKLVEGRYVTVVLPGSNRVLTLCEVEVYGYRAPTGENLALGGKATQSSLHSTGVANNAIDGNRAYYWDQASCTHTKADLNPWWRLDLGRTHKVFSVNITNTIDSVPQRLNGAEILIGDSLENNGNNNPRCALISSIPGGFTKNFQCNGMDGRYINIVIPGRNEYLTLCEVEVYGSRLD; from the exons ATGAAAATAGCCTGGAACAGACTGCTCCGCCTCCAAG AGAACGTGGCCTTACGTGGAAAGGCGACCCAGTCAGACCGCGCCGAGTACATGTTCTCAGCTGCCTACAATGCTATTGATGAAAACC AGAATGTGGCCTTGCGTGGAAAAGCAACTCAGTCAAACCGTCATGCAGACGGATTTGCCCAAAACGCTATCGACGGAAATCGTGAATCTAACTACGGGGCGGGATCGTGCACCCACACTGTTGAACAGACCAACCCCTGGTGGAGAGTGGACCTGCTGGAGTCCTACATCGtcacctccatcatcatcaccaacagaGGAGACAATTATGCAGAAAGGCTCAACGGGGCAGAGATTCACATCGGCAACTCTCTACAGGACGAGGGTGCCGCAAACCCAGT ggTTGGTGTGATTACTCATATCCCAGCAGGCAGGTCTTTAAAGATCACTTTTACCAAACTTGTGGAGGGACGTTATGTGACCGTGGTGCTACCTGGTTCAAATAGAGTCCTCACACTCTGTGAAGTGGAAGTCTACGGGTACCGTGCTCCGACTG GAGAGAACTTGGCACTCGGAGGAAAAGCCACACAGTCGTCGCTGCATTCTACAGGCGTTGCAAATAACGCCATAGATGGGAACCGTGCGTACTACTGGGACCAGGCTTCTTGTACCCACACAAAGGCCGACCTTAACCCCTGGTGGCGACTGGACCTGGGCAGAACCCATAAAGTGTTTTCTGTCAACATAACCAACACTATAGACTCTGTGCCACAACGACTCAATGGAGCTGAGATCCTAATTGGAGATTCGCTTGAAAACAATGGCAACAACAACCCCAG GTGTGCTTTGATCTCAAGCATCCCTGGAGGTTTCACCAAAAACTTCCAGTGTAACGGGATGGACGGTCGCTACATCAACATCGTCATTCCTGGAAGAAACGAGTACCTGACCCTGTGTGAGGTGGAGGTGTACGGCTCCAGACTGGATTAG